In Pristis pectinata isolate sPriPec2 chromosome 11, sPriPec2.1.pri, whole genome shotgun sequence, the following proteins share a genomic window:
- the atp6v1ab gene encoding LOW QUALITY PROTEIN: V-type proton ATPase catalytic subunit A (The sequence of the model RefSeq protein was modified relative to this genomic sequence to represent the inferred CDS: inserted 2 bases in 2 codons) yields MDFSKLPKIRDVEYETMIGYVHGVSGPVVTASNMAGAAMYELVRVGHSELVGEIIRLEGDMATIQVYEETSGVSVGDPVLRTGKPLSVELGPGIMGAIFDGIQRPLKDINDLTQSIYIPRGVNVNALSRDLKWEFTPSKNMRVGSHITGGDIYGFVFENSLIKHKIMLPPKNRGTVTYVAPAGNYDVSDVVLELEFEGIKEKFTMVQVWPVRQVRPVTEKLPASHPLLTGQRVLDALFPCVQGGTTAIPGAFGCGKTVISQSLSKYSNSDVIIYVGCGERGNEMSEVLRDFPELTMEVDGKVESIMKRTSLVANTSNMPVAAREASIYTGITLSEYFRDMGYHVSMMADSTSRWAEALREISGRLAEMPADSGYPAYLGARLASFYERAGRVKCLGNPEREGSVSIVGAVSPPGGDFSDPVTSATLGIVQVFWGLDKKLAQRKHFPSVNWLISYSKYTRALDEYYEKHFTEFVPLRTKAKEILQEEEDLAEIVQLVGKASLAETDKITLEVAKLIKDDFLQQNGYTPYDRFCPFYKTVGMLSNMIGFYDMAXHAVESTAQSDXKLTWSIIREHMGEILYRLSSIEIQGNHNLFFQDPVKDGEAKIKADYIQLFEDMQTAFRSLED; encoded by the exons ATGGACTTCAGCAAACTCCCCAAAATCCGAGATGTGGAGTACGAGACAATGATCGGATATGTTCATGGTGTCTCTGGACCCG TTGTCACTGCCTCAAATATGGCTGGAGCAGCGATGTATGAGCTGGTCCGTGTAGGCCACTCTGAGCTGGTTGGAGAGATTATTCGCTTGGAGGGAGACATGGCCACAATCCAGGTCTATGAAGAAACCT CTGGTGTATCTGTCGGAGATCCTGTGTTGCGAACAGGGAAGCCCCTATCTGTGGAGCTGGGACCTGGCATTATGGGAGCCATCTTTGATGGAATCCAGCGACCCCTGAAGGACATCAATGATCTGACGCAGAGTATTTACATCCCTCGTGGGGTCAACGTAAATGCTCTGAGTAGAGACTTAAAATGGGAGTTTACACCTTCCAAAAATATGCGG GTTGGTAGTCACATCACTGGTGGAGATATATATGGTTTTGTGTTTGAAAATTCTCTTATTAAGCACAAAATCATGCTTCCTCCAAAAAACAGAGGAACTGTGACATATGTTGCCCCAGCAGGGAACTATGATGTCTCT GATGTAGTTCTGGAGCTTGAATTTGAAGGAATTAAGGAGAAATTCACCATGGTTCAGGTCTGGCCTGTCCGTCAGGTCAGGCCAGTCACTGAGAAGCTTCCGGCAAGTCATCCCCTACTGACAGGACAGCGAGTGCTAGACGCTCTTTTCCC GTGTGTGCAAGGTGGAACAACGGCCATCCCTGGTGCCTTTGGTTGTGGAAAAACTGTCATTTCTCAGTCTCTCTCAAAGTACTCCAACAGTGATGTGATCATCTACGTTGGATGTGGGGAGCGTGGCAATGAGATGTCTGAAGTACTGAGAGATTTCCCAGAG CTGACGATGGAAGTTGATGGAAAAGTAGAAAGCATCATGAAGCGAACATCTTTAGTGGCTAATACATCCAATATGCCTGTCGCTGCCAGAGAAGCTTCCATCTATACTG GTATTACACTTTCTGAATATTTCCGGGACATGGGTTACCACGTCAGCATGATGGCAGACTCCACCTCCCGGTGGGCTGAGGCCTTGCGAGAAATCTCCGGACGACTGGCGGAGATGCCTGCTG ACAGTGGTTATCCTGCTTACCTAGGTGCCCGTTTAGCCTCATTTTATGAGCGTGCAGGCCGCGTCAAGTGTCTGGGAAACCCCGAGAGAGAGGGCAGTGTCAGCATTGTCGGAGC TGTCTCGCCCCCTGGTGGTGATTTTTCTGATCCTGTGACATCAGCTACACTTGGCATCGTGCAG GTATTTTGGGGTTTGGATAAGAAGTTGGCGCAACGTAAACATTTTCCTTCAGTCAATTGGCTGATCAGCTACAGCAAGTACACCCGTGCACTGGACGAGTACTATGAAAAGCACTTCACTGAATTTGTGCCACTCAGGACCAAAGCTAAAGAAATCCTGCAGGAGGAAGAGGACCTCGCAGAAATTGTCCAGCTTGTCGGAAAA GCATCTCTGGCAGAGACAGATAAAATAACACTGGAGGTGGCAAAGTTGATAAAGGACGATTTCCTACAACAGAATGGATACACTCCCTATGACCG CTTTTGTCCTTTCTATAAAACTGTCGGTATGCTGTCAAATATGATTGGCTTCTATGATATGG GTCATGCAGTGGAGTCGACGGCACAAAGTG ACAAGCTCACATGGTCAATTATCCGTGAGCACATGGGGGAGATTCTGTACAGGCTGAGCTCCATTGAAATTCAAGGTAACCA TAATCTTTTCTTCCAGGACCCAGTGAAAGATGGAGAGGCAAAAATCAAGGCAGACTACATACAACTTTTTGAAGACATGCAAACTGCATTCCGTAGTCTAGAAGATTAA